Proteins found in one Malassezia vespertilionis chromosome 5, complete sequence genomic segment:
- a CDS encoding uncharacterized protein (COG:T; COG:Z; EggNog:ENOG503NWRH) has product MYTGAQDVFGSTASPCGPHVLPERTGTPVHTPPSNTTRCASPWRLPSSLSKRESMIQRAEELMELGSPARRSPVRELGTVSPHTKSTRPLPRIPQPLDEIARGANVETPPRWDMPTKHDDGKMWHPVHTETPRRRPLPVSPSHNADASSPRRRPLPAVHKQRLQHTVDVPSTPPPFYQGAPAAAKKALPGGVPPRTPSPHGVRSMPGPSSPSRSQVLRTPSPTHIPMLVRTPSPRPQVRTYTMTPAVPGGPPVPLLMVDDEIMTEAMMDPGAEDDATVSFDDSSPVPQHASSTPTSRSTDVFDNVEGLCGVDARCRACDRWIAGYTVHAMGDTWHAPCFVCAHCETPLEHVSFYEHQGRPYCHLDFHELFSRRCFHCKTPIVDERFVTIDDAHLGQRSYHELHFFCAGCGDPFLDPKDTPADAHDTSFASLEEGQIRHSGKPFFVQGAHPYCEACHTRLHRPKCKACRRPVEHDAVRALRADWHPTCFASVFLGPDGSPLDLDCYQAWQRHKA; this is encoded by the exons ATGTACACGGGTGCACAGGACGTCTTTGGAAGTACTGCATCTCCGTGTGGTCCGCATGTGCTGCCAGAACGTACAGGCACGCCCGTGCATACACCGCCGAGCAACACGACTCGGTGTGCCTCTCCGTGGCGCCTTCCAAGCTCGCTCAGCAAGCGGGAGAGCATGATACAGCGTGCAGAGGAGCTCATGGAGCTTGGGTCTCCGGCACGGCGCTCACCGGTGCGGGAACTTGGCACCGTGTCCCCACATACCAAGTCCACGCGTCCCTTGCCAAGAATTCCACAACCTCTCGacgagattgcgcgcggcgcgaatgTAGAGACGCCGCCTCGGTGGGATATGCCCACAAAGCATGACGATGGGAAGATGTGGCATCCTGTGCACACAGAAACcccgcggcggcgcccGCTGCCTGTGTCGCCGTCTCACAATGCTGACGCtagctcgccgcgccgccgtccaTTGCCCGCCGTGCACAAGCAAAGGCTGCAGCACACCGTTGATGTTCCATCCACGCCCCCGCCCTTTTATCAAGGAGCGCCTGCCGCTGCGAAAAAGGCGCTGCctggcggcgtgccgccCAGGACGCCGTCTCCGCACGGCGTCCGTTCCATGCCTGGCcccagctcgccgagccgctcacaagtgctgcgcacgccttCGCCCACTCACATACCAatgcttgtgcgcacgccctCGCCGAGGCCGCAAGTACGCACCTATACCATGACGCCTGCGGTCCCTGGCGGCCCGCCTGTCCCACTGCTAATGGTCGACGACGAGATTATGACCGAAGCCATGATGGATCCAGGCGCCGAAGACGATGCCACGGTCTCCTTCGACGATAGCAGCCCGGTTCCACAGcacgcgtcgagcacgcccACGTCGAGGTCTACCGATGTATTTGACAACGTCGAAGGCCTTTGcggcgtcgatgcgcgatgccgTGCGTGCGACCGATGGATTGCTGGCTATACGGTGCATGCGATGGGCGATACTTGGCACGCGCCCTGCTTTGTATGTGCTCATTGCGAGACGCCGCTGGAGCACGTCAGCTTTTACGAGCACCAAGGGCGCCCGTACTGCCACCTCGACTTTCACGAGCTCTTCTCCCGGCGCTGTTTCCATTGCAAGACGCCGATCGTAGACGAGCGCTTTGTCACGATCGACGACGCGCATTTGGGTCAGCGCTCCTACCACGAACTTCACTTTTTCTGCGCGGGCTGTGGCGATCCCTTCCTCGATCCAAAAGATACGCCCGCCGATGCACACGACACGAGTTTTGCGTCTTTGGAGGAGGGACAGATTCGGCACAGCGGCAAGCCGTTCTTTgtccaaggcgcgcatccCTACTGCGAAGCG TGCCATACACGGCTGCACCGACCAAAATGCAAGGCATGCCGCCGACCTGtggagcacgacgcggtgcgtgcgttGCGTGCGGACTGGCATCCGACATGTTTT GCCTCTGTCTTCCTCGGCCCCGACGGCTCCCCGCTGGATCTAGACTGTTACCAGGCCtggcagcggcacaaggCGTAG